A single genomic interval of Trueperaceae bacterium harbors:
- a CDS encoding OsmC family protein yields the protein MQMNGFDLERYQSTVAALKQQPEAAKVTFRGRFDWEQGFGGTARSVEVEQAGELTPRPFVFRCDVPVEMLGDDSGSMPAERMLSALAHCVGTSFAVQATKHGVDLQALQVELTGEVDLCGFLDLGSARPGFSGIDVRVLVRTNAPEAELARLGRDAARFSPMFDSLSRPVSIDLQVERA from the coding sequence ATGCAGATGAACGGGTTCGACCTCGAACGCTACCAGTCGACGGTGGCAGCCCTGAAGCAGCAACCGGAGGCGGCGAAGGTCACCTTCCGGGGTCGCTTCGACTGGGAGCAAGGCTTCGGAGGAACCGCTCGCTCTGTCGAGGTGGAACAGGCGGGAGAGCTGACTCCGCGCCCGTTCGTGTTCCGCTGCGACGTGCCGGTGGAGATGCTGGGCGACGACTCGGGATCGATGCCGGCCGAGCGGATGCTGTCGGCGCTGGCGCACTGCGTCGGGACGAGCTTCGCAGTACAGGCGACGAAGCACGGTGTCGACCTCCAGGCGCTGCAGGTGGAACTGACGGGCGAGGTGGACCTGTGCGGGTTCCTCGATCTCGGTTCGGCCCGCCCGGGGTTCTCGGGAATCGACGTCCGCGTGCTCGTGCGCACGAACGCTCCCGAGGCCGAGCTCGCCCGATTAGGACGGGACGCTGCCCGCTTCTCACCGATGTTCGACTCGCTGTCCAGGCCCGTGAGCATCGATCTGCAGGTCGAACGAGCCTGA